In Hydrogenovibrio thermophilus, the following are encoded in one genomic region:
- a CDS encoding NAD(P)/FAD-dependent oxidoreductase — MTNGTTQTPRIAVIGSGISGLASAWMLSQQYDVTLLEKNDYFGGHTHTVSLETADCGPVAVDTGFIVYNEPNYPLLTDMLDFLNIATQPTEMSFSVSINQGEIEYSGNNLNTLFAQRRNLFSPTHWQMLTDIIRFNRLGKQTLAADPAYTPEQTLETFLTDNSFSDPLIHHYLLPMAAAIWSCPTQTMLKFPVRSFLQFFENHGLLNIENRPQWQTICGGSHQYIHAIFDRVVSSGVFNAHTNAQVEAITRHGNHYSIQTPQGVYEGFDHLVFASHADESYALIPNALQAEFQALSAFQYQKNIAYLHSDRVLMPKRRMTWAAWNYLRNTDVTENRVAVTYWMNKLQSLPTQQDVFVTLNPTQIPEPHLTQAIFEYNHPVFDQAAMAAQDALAQLQGRHNLWFAGAYTGYGFHEDGLRSAVNIAKAFGVTPPWQTTSDEPKEVRHA; from the coding sequence ATGACAAACGGAACAACGCAAACCCCTCGAATCGCCGTCATCGGCAGCGGCATCAGCGGACTGGCCAGCGCCTGGATGCTCAGCCAGCAATACGACGTGACCTTGTTGGAAAAAAACGATTACTTCGGCGGACACACTCATACGGTGTCGCTGGAGACGGCTGATTGCGGCCCGGTGGCCGTCGATACCGGTTTCATTGTGTATAACGAACCCAATTATCCGTTGCTGACCGACATGCTGGATTTCCTGAACATCGCCACCCAACCGACCGAGATGAGTTTTTCCGTGTCGATCAATCAGGGCGAAATCGAATATTCCGGCAACAACCTCAATACCTTGTTTGCCCAACGTCGCAACCTGTTTTCGCCCACCCACTGGCAAATGCTGACCGACATCATTCGTTTCAACCGACTGGGCAAACAAACTCTGGCCGCCGACCCGGCTTACACGCCCGAGCAAACATTGGAAACCTTCCTGACGGACAACAGCTTCAGTGACCCGCTGATTCATCATTACCTGCTGCCGATGGCGGCGGCCATCTGGTCGTGCCCGACCCAAACCATGCTCAAATTCCCGGTACGCAGCTTTTTGCAGTTTTTTGAAAACCACGGTTTGCTGAACATCGAAAACCGGCCACAATGGCAGACCATCTGCGGCGGCAGTCACCAATACATCCACGCCATTTTCGACAGGGTGGTTTCAAGCGGCGTTTTCAACGCCCACACCAACGCGCAAGTCGAAGCCATCACCCGGCACGGGAATCATTACAGCATCCAAACCCCGCAAGGCGTGTACGAAGGTTTTGACCACCTGGTGTTCGCCAGCCACGCCGACGAAAGCTATGCCTTGATACCGAACGCGCTGCAAGCGGAATTCCAAGCCTTAAGCGCTTTCCAATATCAAAAAAATATCGCTTACCTGCACAGTGACCGTGTACTCATGCCGAAACGCCGCATGACCTGGGCCGCCTGGAATTACCTGCGCAACACCGATGTGACCGAAAACCGTGTTGCCGTCACCTACTGGATGAACAAATTGCAATCCCTGCCCACCCAGCAAGATGTGTTTGTCACCCTCAACCCGACGCAAATACCCGAACCGCACTTGACCCAGGCCATCTTCGAATACAATCACCCGGTGTTCGACCAGGCTGCCATGGCCGCACAAGACGCGTTGGCACAATTACAAGGCCGCCACAACCTGTGGTTTGCCGGCGCTTACACCGGCTACGGTTTCCACGAAGACGGAC
- a CDS encoding MFS transporter translates to MRFKPLTAGRKTGASWSVDVGYGLMGLPLALLGLPFYFYMPNYWYENWGVSLAAIGLALFVTRIADMVTDPLVGLYSDRWESRFGYLRQTQFGAVLLIVGTWPLFFPFASLFQQYTFGYLVVWSFVAFLGWTWLAVPYQAVVSRLTHDPDVKTRLTSFREGFGLAGVMLALSLPVILSETPTSQPVFEVLFGVLLVTLLVAVAVQSGRFRETLKRKRPDSVRVTSIRSLWRHHRWSFGIMPAYFFNGLANAFPATLFMFFVSDALQMEAQAGVLLAVFFVSGVLGLPFWFWLSTKVEKYQAWAFSMLFSAISFTGLIWVGVGDFYAYLAICVLTGWSLGADLALPSSLQVDLVHRLEKQSAQAAGTLFGLWGLLTKLAIALSLGIALPLMDLLGLEQGSTSAITALWWMYGVIPVCLKLFAVGWVLCFGRQWT, encoded by the coding sequence ATGAGGTTTAAGCCCCTGACTGCGGGCCGGAAAACAGGGGCTTCCTGGTCGGTGGACGTCGGTTATGGCTTGATGGGCTTACCGCTGGCGTTGTTGGGGTTGCCGTTTTATTTTTACATGCCGAATTACTGGTATGAAAACTGGGGCGTGAGCTTGGCGGCCATCGGTTTGGCGCTTTTCGTGACTCGAATCGCCGATATGGTCACCGACCCTTTGGTCGGGTTGTATTCCGACCGTTGGGAGTCGCGTTTCGGTTATTTGCGGCAAACGCAATTCGGTGCGGTGTTATTGATTGTGGGTACCTGGCCGTTGTTTTTTCCTTTCGCGTCTCTTTTTCAGCAGTATACATTCGGCTATTTGGTGGTTTGGAGTTTTGTCGCTTTTCTGGGGTGGACCTGGCTTGCGGTGCCGTATCAAGCCGTGGTGTCCCGATTGACGCATGATCCTGACGTGAAGACCCGTTTGACGTCTTTTCGTGAAGGTTTCGGTCTGGCTGGGGTGATGTTGGCGTTGAGTCTGCCGGTTATTCTGTCGGAGACGCCGACGTCTCAGCCGGTCTTTGAGGTGTTGTTCGGGGTGTTGCTGGTGACCCTGCTGGTGGCGGTGGCTGTTCAGTCCGGGCGATTTCGTGAGACCTTGAAACGTAAACGTCCCGATTCGGTTCGGGTGACGTCAATCCGGTCGTTGTGGCGTCATCATCGCTGGAGTTTTGGCATTATGCCGGCGTATTTTTTCAATGGGTTGGCCAATGCCTTCCCGGCGACGCTGTTCATGTTCTTTGTGAGCGATGCATTGCAGATGGAAGCGCAAGCAGGCGTGTTACTGGCGGTGTTTTTCGTGTCCGGTGTGTTGGGGTTGCCTTTTTGGTTCTGGCTATCCACCAAGGTGGAAAAGTACCAGGCCTGGGCGTTTTCCATGTTGTTTTCCGCCATCAGTTTCACCGGCTTGATTTGGGTGGGGGTCGGAGATTTTTACGCTTATTTAGCCATCTGTGTATTGACGGGTTGGAGTTTGGGTGCAGACTTGGCTTTGCCGTCTTCCTTGCAAGTGGATTTGGTGCACCGCTTGGAAAAACAGTCGGCTCAGGCGGCCGGTACCTTGTTCGGGTTGTGGGGCCTGCTGACAAAACTCGCCATCGCGTTGTCGTTGGGTATAGCCTTGCCGCTCATGGATTTATTGGGATTGGAGCAGGGTTCCACATCGGCTATAACGGCCTTGTGGTGGATGTACGGGGTCATTCCGGTGTGTCTGAAGTTGTTCGCGGTTGGGTGGGTGTTGTGTTTCGGGCGCCAGTGGACATAA
- a CDS encoding helix-turn-helix domain-containing protein: MIRFKLKELIAKKEFLDGRRVTLKQIAEATGINRMTLTKINTQHGYSTSTETLNKLCKYFDCEIADLVEYISDEKFQEMTSKD, encoded by the coding sequence ATGATAAGATTTAAATTAAAAGAATTAATTGCAAAAAAAGAATTTCTAGATGGGCGAAGAGTTACTCTAAAACAAATTGCTGAAGCAACAGGAATCAATAGAATGACGCTTACCAAAATTAATACTCAGCATGGGTATAGCACATCAACTGAAACGCTCAACAAACTATGCAAATACTTTGACTGCGAAATAGCAGATTTAGTTGAATATATTTCAGATGAAAAGTTTCAAGAAATGACAAGTAAAGATTAA
- a CDS encoding nuclear transport factor 2 family protein has product MRDHTTDLDAYAAAFEALTPQNLASDLGPFYAEQAYFEDPFNQVYGWEAIEAIFEHMFHTVHHPKFDVLTRALNGDTAFLEWQFTFFDRQYQGHKIYGTSKVVFDAQGRVLSHVDYWDTGLYIYQKVPVLGAIIRWINRKLRPAK; this is encoded by the coding sequence ATGCGTGATCATACAACGGATTTGGACGCTTATGCGGCGGCGTTTGAAGCCTTGACGCCTCAAAATCTGGCCAGCGATTTGGGGCCGTTTTATGCCGAACAGGCCTATTTTGAAGACCCGTTCAATCAGGTTTATGGTTGGGAGGCGATCGAAGCGATTTTCGAACACATGTTTCACACCGTGCATCATCCGAAATTCGACGTGTTGACGCGTGCCTTGAACGGCGATACGGCGTTTTTGGAATGGCAATTTACGTTTTTTGACCGCCAGTATCAGGGGCATAAAATCTACGGCACGTCGAAAGTGGTGTTTGATGCACAGGGTCGGGTATTGTCTCACGTCGATTATTGGGATACCGGCCTTTATATTTATCAAAAAGTGCCGGTGTTGGGTGCCATTATCCGTTGGATTAACCGCAAATTGAGACCGGCGAAATGA
- a CDS encoding SDR family NAD(P)-dependent oxidoreductase, whose protein sequence is MAVMWIVGASSGIGLQLTERLLQAGYQVVASARNAEKSADLSALKSQFPGQLACLDVDVSVPESLPDKTAQAWRIFGQVDVWFYNAGTYTPSPWQEAKWSDYLTMTQVNYLGCVALQLAVRDVWLRHDKPPMRWVWNLSIASQVGLPYGGGYSAPKAALFNLAESLQPELQQAGIRLQVVNHGFVKTRLTAKNTFEMPGLMTPEAAAERIADWLASDSHGFELHFPKKLTWVLKLLRCLPSRWVFALTRRMLKHA, encoded by the coding sequence ATGGCGGTAATGTGGATTGTCGGGGCGTCGTCCGGTATCGGTTTGCAGCTCACGGAACGCTTGTTGCAGGCAGGTTATCAGGTGGTGGCGTCGGCCCGGAATGCCGAGAAAAGTGCCGATTTGTCGGCATTGAAATCACAGTTTCCCGGGCAGTTGGCCTGTTTGGATGTGGATGTTTCGGTGCCGGAATCCTTGCCCGATAAAACCGCCCAGGCCTGGCGGATTTTCGGGCAGGTGGATGTGTGGTTCTACAATGCCGGAACCTATACGCCGTCGCCCTGGCAGGAAGCCAAATGGTCGGATTATCTGACGATGACGCAGGTCAATTACCTCGGTTGTGTGGCGTTGCAATTGGCGGTAAGGGATGTGTGGTTGCGCCACGATAAACCGCCGATGCGCTGGGTGTGGAACCTGAGCATCGCCAGTCAGGTAGGGCTGCCGTATGGTGGCGGTTACTCCGCGCCGAAGGCCGCTCTTTTTAATCTGGCGGAATCGCTTCAGCCGGAATTGCAACAAGCCGGCATTCGACTGCAAGTGGTGAATCATGGTTTTGTGAAAACCCGTCTAACGGCCAAGAATACCTTTGAGATGCCGGGGCTAATGACACCGGAAGCGGCGGCGGAACGCATCGCCGATTGGTTGGCGAGCGACTCTCATGGTTTTGAATTGCATTTTCCGAAAAAATTGACGTGGGTGTTGAAGTTGTTGCGGTGTCTGCCCTCGCGTTGGGTGTTTGCCTTGACCCGGAGGATGTTGAAACATGCGTGA